The window ATGGCGGTCAAGGTGGCGTCGGTGAACACGACGAACGCCGGAACATCAGCCTCCAGCGCGACGTCCTTGCGCCACTGCCGGAGCGCGTCGAAAGTTTGTTCCTCGTAGCTGGGCGGGCACTGGTTGCACCGGCCCACCTTGCGTTCGGCGCCGGAGGTGAGCATGGTTCCGCAAACCCTGCACGTGGCCGGAACGGCCGCCTTGCGCCGCGGGGCTGCGCCTTTGCCGCGGACCGCGGAGCTGGCCACCGAGTCGGGCCGCAGCCCGTCGAGGAACCGCGAGGGCTTCCGGTTGGCTCGCCCGCCCGGGGTCCGTGCACTGGACCAGGACAGGAACAGGTGTTCCCGGGCCCGGGTGATGCCGACGTACAACAAGCGGCGTTCCTCGTCCACGGATTCCGGGCTGTCGGCGAAGGAGATCGGCATGAGCCCCTCGCTCAGTCCGACGAGGAACACGGCGTTCCATTCGAGGCCCTTGGCAGCGTGCAGGGAGGCCAGGGTGACGCCCTGGACGGTCGGGGCGTGCTGGGCAAGCGAGCGTTCCTGCAGCTCGTTGACGAAGTCTGAGAGGGTGAACTGCCCTCCCCTGCTGATCACCAGTTCGTCGGCCAGTGCGACGAGCGCCGCGAGTGATTCCCAACGTTCCCGCAATGCGCCGCCGCTGTGCGGGGCGGCGTCCGTGTAACCGAGCGAGGCGACGATGTCCCGGACCAGCTGGCCCAACGGCTCGGGGCTGGCGGTTTCGGCGACGGCCCGCGTGGCAGCCCGCAATTGCAGGATGGCATCGCGGACTTCCTTCCGGGCAAAGAAGCGCTCCCCGCCGCGCAGCTGGTAGCCGATCCCGGCGGAGGCCAGGGCCTGCTCATAGGCCTCGGACTGGCCGTTGGTGCGGAACAGCACGGCAACCTGGCTGGCCGGGGTGCCGGCGTCGAGCAGCTCGCGCACCTTGACGGCCACGGTGGCGGCCTCGGCCTCGTCATCGGAGCATTCCGTGAATTGCGGCACCGGTCCGGGCGGGCGTTGCGCCACGAGTTGAAGCGGCGTGGCCCAGGCAGCGTCGGCGACGGGACCACCGCTGCGCCTGCCGGCAAGCAGCCCGTTGGCCAGCCCCACCACCTGCGGAGTGGAACGGTAGTCGCGAATCAGTTTGACCACGGTGGCCTCAGGGTAGTGGGCTTTGAAGCCGAGGAGGTGCTTGGGCGATGCGCCGGTGAAGGAGTAGATCGTCTGGCTGGCATCACCGACGACGCAGAGTTCGTCGCGGCCCCCCAGCCACAGTTCCAGCAACCGCTGCTGCAGCGGCGAAACGTCCTGGTACTCGTCGACGACGAAGTGGCGGTACTGCTCGCGGACGGTGGCGGCGACCTTGGGGTCTTCCTGCAGGATGCCCACGGTGATCAGCAGGACGTCCTCGAAGTCGATGACGTTCCGGTCAGTCTTGACGTCCTCGTAGGACTGGAACACCCGGGCGACGGCGGTCAGGTCGAAGCCGCCCGGGGCGCCGCGGCCCTGCGCCTTCTCCAAGTAGTTGGCGGGCGTCAGCATGGAAACCTTGGCCCATTCGATCTCGGAGGCAAGATCGCGGATCGAGGCGCGGTCGGTGCTGAGGCGCAACCGCCGGGCGGCCTCCGCAATCATCTGGGCCTTGTGGTCGAGCAGATTGGGCAGGACGCCGCCGACAGCCTGTGGCCAGAAGAACTGGAGCTGGCGGAGAGCGGCAGCGTGGAAGGTGCGGGCTTGGACGTTGCCGACGCCCAGGTCGCGGAGGCGGCTGCGCATTTCGGCGGCCGCCCGGGAGGTAAAGGTGACGGCCAGAAGCCGCTGCGGGCTGTAGACACCGGAGTGCACCCCGTAGGCGATGCGGTGCGTGATGGCGCGGGTCTTGCCGGTACCGGCGCCCGCCAGCACGCACATCGGCCCCTGCAGGGTACTGGCAACTTCGCGCTGTTCTGCGTCGAGTCCGCCGAGGATGCGCTCTTCGAGGGAGCGGGTGTCCGGCGCCGGCACATCGGCCGGCTGGCCGTCGTCAGACTGGCCGTCGTCAGGCTGGCCGGCCGGGGAAGCGCTGGACTGGAAAAGATCTGTGTTCACTGTTGCTGCTCAGTCGTTCGAGGGTGTGCGGTGGATGCGCCGCGGTTCAGGATGCGCGGTGCGGCTGGTGCCGGGTGGCGTCACGGGAGCCTCATACGTCGCCCACCCGGTCGTGGATGATGCCCCCGTACCAGTGTTCGATGAGGGCGCGGGCGATGGACAGCCTGCTGGAGATGACGATCTCGCCGCTGAGGACCGCCTCCTGCAATTCGCTCCGGCTGAACCAGCGCGCCCGGGTGACTTCGACGCCGTCGGGCGTGGCTGTGGAATCAGCGGTGGTGGCTGTAAATCCCAACATGAGGGAGGCTGGGAAGGGCCACGGTTGGGAACCGAGATACTGGCACGCGGTGACCTTGACGCCGACTTCCTCGCCGATTTCTCGGACCACTGCCTGTTCCAGCGTCTCCCCCGGTTCAACGAAACCGGCGAGGGTCGAATAGTTCCGGGCCTCGAGCGGCCCGCCGCCGCCGAGCAGCAACCGGTCGTCCGGGCCCACGACCGTAACAATGATGGCGGGATCGGTGCGCGGGTAATGCTCCGAACCGTCCGCGGGGCACCGGCGCACCCAGCCGCCCGCCTCCGGCACGGTGGCGCTGCCGCAGCGCGGGCAGTGGGTGTGGGTGGCATGCCAGTTGGCGATGGCGCTGGCCTCGACAAAGAGAGCGGTGTCCGTGGGGTTCAAGGCCGCGGCGACATCACGGAACCCCGCCCACTGCGCCCCTTCGGGGATGCCGGCCACATGGGCTTCAAATTCCTCGGCCCGGACCTCGAACTGCTGCGGCAGGAGGAAGAGCACCAGTTGCGTGCCTGCCGGAAGGTCCGCGCCGGGCAGGGCTGAGCCGAGGTAAATCACGTGGTCCGGGGCGTAGGCTGTGCCCTGCAGGTGCTTAGCGAGCTCGGCCGCGTCGAGCAGGACCAGGTTGCTCCCGTTGATGAGGGCCTGCCGGCCGGACAACACCATGGCCCGCGCGCTGCCGGAGCCCAGGAGTTCCGCCAGCATTCCGGGCTTGACCCGTGCGGCGGAGCCACGGTCAATCAGCGCGGACCGCACCGGAAGGACAGTGTCCTCCAAAAGGCCCGCGGCGGGGCCGGCCTGCGGTGTGGCGGGCCCGACCCCGCGGGGCCGGTTCCCGGCGGGCCCGTTCTGTGGTGCTGTGCTGTTTGATGCTGTGTCGTTTGAGGCTGTGCTGTTTGATGCTGTGCTCTTTGACGCTGTGCTCTTTGACGCTGTGCTCTTTGGTGCTTCAGACTCCGCAAGACTCATGTTCCCACCGTACTGACTCCGGCTGACAAATGACATTCTGGCCGGGCGTATGTGGGCATTGGCACGGGCACCACCTCGGGCGCCACACCAGCAGGGCAGCCGCGTCCCATGCCGGTAATTATTCCCGATCTTTCAGACTCGCCGTGGTGCATCGCCGTCTTGGGCGCCGCTCAACCTACCGTGGAACAGTGAGAAGAAGAAACCCCATCGAACTGGCAGCTGTGGCAACCGCGGCGGTCCCCGGACTAACCCCGACCGCCGTCAGCTCAGCGCCCGACGATCCGGCAGACTTCGACTCGGCTCTCCTGTTGGATTCCGAAGGAAAGCGATGGCGCGTCCGCTCGCCCCGCCACGCCGAAGCGAGCGCCAGGTTGGAAACAGAATTCCTCGTACTGCGCGCCTTCGTGCCCGGCATCCGGGCCGAGCTTCCGTTCCTGATGCCCACCGTGGCCGGAACCGTCCGGCAGGGCCCGTTGACCACCTTCGTGTACTCCCACTTGGCCGGATCCACCCGGTCCGTCGAGGAACTCGGTGCGGCGTCGCCGGCCGTGTCACGCGAAATTGGCGCGGCCATGGCCGCCATCCATGACTTGCCCCACTCTCTGGTCAGCAACGCGGACCTGCCGAGCTACACCCCCAATGAGTTCCGCCAACGGCGTCTGAACGAGTTGGATCAGGCCGCGACCACCGGCAAAATTCCGCCGCTCCTTCTCCGGCGTTGGGAACATGCCCTGGAAGATGTCTCCTTGTGGCGCTTCAATCCATGCGTCGTCCATGGGGACCTGCACGAGGACAATCTGCTGGTCGACGGCGACCGGGTGACCGCCGTTACCGGCTGGACCGATCTTCGGATCGGCGACCCGGCTGATGACATGGCGTGGCTGGTCGCATCCAACAACCAGGAGTTCGTCGACAACGTGCTGGCGCATTACACCTCGTCCCGGCGCGACGTGCCCGACGCGCACCTGCTCCGACGCGCGGCGCTCTCGGCTGAATTCGCCCTGGCCCAGTACCTGGTGAAGGGAATCGCCACAGGGGACCACAACATGATCAGCGAGGCAGAGGCGATGCTCTCCACACTGGCCGAGGACGTTGCAGAATACGGCGGGCAGCCGATCAGCATTGAACCTCTCCCTCAGCCCGTCCCCCCGTCAACGCCGGCCTCAGGCTCTGCCGCCGGCCCGCCAGCTCAGCCTGCCGGGCAGGCCTCAGGACCGGACCACCCTGTTGCGGCCGTGAGCAAGGTGGCGCTTTTGGCGCCGGACACAGTGACGGGGCTTGCCGCTGTTCCCTCCAGCGCCGCAATGCCCGCCGTCCAGGTAGCACCGATTCCGCTTGAAGCGTCGGACGAAGGCCGGTCTGACGAAGGCCGGGCAGATGGCGACGTAGCAAGGGAGGGCGGAGCCACCGGAGGTGACTCAACGGCTTCCGGCGACACCGCCGCTGACGATGTAGTGACCGACTCCCCGGGTACAGGCAGCGCCAAGGTTTCCAATGTCTCCGTGACGGCCATCCCCGACGGCGAAGCGGACCGCGAGCCAGGGGCGCCTTCTCCGGCCAATGACACCTCCACGACTTCGCTCCCGGTGGTCCCGCCGAAGTCTCGCTAGCCGGTTCCCAGGGCAGCCGCGACAATCTGTTCCAGCCGAGCCGCGGAGCCCAGATCATGCGGCCGGACCACGGCGTCGTCGGCCACGTAATAGAACGCTGCCCTCACCTGATCCAACGGGACGTCCCTTAGCCGCGCCCAGGCGAGCCGGTACACAGCCAGTTGGACGGCTTTCGTCTTCAGCTGGCCGGCGGACGGCCTCCGGCCTGTCTTCCAGTCCACCAGGTCCCAGCCGCCGTCGGCGTCACGAAACACGGCGTCGATCCGGCCGCGGACCACCACGTCACCGATCCGGGTCTCCACCGGCACCTCTACGTAGGCCGGGGCCCGGTTTGCCCACTCGGACTGGCGGAACGTCTCCACCATGCTGTCCAGACCGTACGCTGCGTCGATGTAATCATCCGAGCCTGCCGCCTCACCGAGATCCAGCATGCCGGCAGCACCGAAGTATTCCTCCACCCAGGCGTGGAAGGCGGTGCCTTTGCGGGCAGACATTCCCGGCTCGCGTGGGACGGGACGGCGCAGCCGTGCAACGACGGAACCGGCGTCGTCCTCCAGATCCACCAGGGTGGACGCAGAAATGTGGCTTGGCAGGTGCACATCCTGCCCGGCGGTCCGGCGGGATCTGCGCTCCAGCAAGGTGGCGGCCTCGTTCATCCAGCCGCCGGCGGGGCCGCGTAAAACCCGGCGCTTTTCCTGCCCTGCCTTGCCGGCACCGAAGGCGGCGGCAGCAGGGAGCAATTCCGGGTCGAGGGAGCGAAGCACCCGCGCAGCGGCGGACTCCATGGCCGCCCGTCGGCCGGGGACCAGACGCAGTCTGGCTCCCGAGCGGGGATCGGTGGGACCCTCGAGCGGATCATACGGCCATCCCGCGACGGACAGCTCCAAGGTCAGCGGGCTCTCCTGCGGCAGAGAGTCCTCGCTGACGGACAGCGGGTGGATTTCGGCGGTACCGTGCGCGACGAGCACCTCCAGTTCAGCCAGGAAGGGCGACATGTCCGCCATTCCCGCGCGGGAGCCCACCCAGGCAGCGCTGGAAACCCAGAGAACGTGTTTGGCCCGGGTGTAGGCCACGTAAGCGAGCCGCCGTTCCTCGGCCTCACCGTGAACCTGGACTGCGGACTTGAACTCTTTCTCGGCGTCGAGCCAGCCTTTCTGGTCCGGATGTTCCAGGGCCCATTGCGGGAGGTCCGCGCGGTCCCCGCGCAGTGGCCAGGGCAGAGCAGCGCTGCCGCTGCTCCACCGCGAATCCCGGCTGCTGGGGAAGGCTCCGGCGTTCAACCCGGGCACGAACACGACGTCCCACTCCAGGCCCTTGGAGGCGTGCACCGTCAGGAGCTGTACCGCTTCGTGATTCACGTCCGGCGCCGCGGCTTCCAGGCCGTTTTCCTCGGCGGCTGCGGCCTCCAGCCAGGCCAGGAAGGCGAGGACGTCGACTCGTTGCGAGGTGTGCAGGAACCCGGCAGCAGCATCCTGGAATGCGTCCAGGTTGCGGCGGGCCTGATGAATGCTGGTCCCCGGCCGTGCCGCCACTTCGATGTCCAGGAGCATGCCCCGCTCCACTTCCCCGAGCAGGGTTGTCAGGTCATCGCCCATGTAGCCGCGGAGTTGCCGAAGCTCGAAGGCCAGCCGGCCGAGCCGATCGAGCCCCTCCGTGCTGAGCTGGCGGCCGTTCGCGGAGATCCAGCCTTCCCGCGGCAACCAGTCCAGGGCTTCGACCAGGCTGGCGGCGTCGGTGAGGTCGCCCTCGATCACCGCCGCCTCCGCGCCGTCGTCGTCGGCGTCGGTTTCGGGGCGGCCGCGGCGCCGGGCGAGGAAGCTTGACCAGTCCCGCAGGGCCATCAGGTCCGCGGGGCCGATCCGCCAGCGCGCCCCGGCAAGCAGGCGCATCAGCGAATCAGAGCGGCCCGGATCTGCCAGGACCCTCAGGGTTGCAACGAGGTCAACGATCTCAGGGGTGTCCAGCAAACCGCCGAGGCCGACGATCTCATAAGGGATGCCCCGCACCTCGAATTCGCGGCGGATGCATTCCATTTGCGCCCGCCGGCGGCACAGCACCGCTATCGCGGGAGGCTCCGGCTCGGCGGCCGAGCCGCTGAAATCGGTGACCCGGAACTTCAGGACGTCAGCCGCGATGGCCGCGGCCTCGTCCTCGTCGGTGCCAAAGCGGCCCATGACTACCCGGCCCTGCACTGCGGCCGGGCTCGGCTGCAACGGCGGGACCTCGACGCTTCCGGCTATATCCCGCGCGCCGGCCGGCCCGGTGTGGGCAGCAGCCCTGCTGAGCGGCTCCGACATGACGTTGGCGGCGGAAAGAATGTTCCGGCCGTTGCGCCAGGCAGTGGTGAGGTACGACGTCGGTGCGACGGCGAAGCGAGCGGGGCGGTGCGCAACGCCGTCGTCATCCGTGCCGCCCGTTCCGGCAGTAACAACGTCTGTTCCCTCGGCACCGGCGTCATCATCGTTCCCAAGCCGCACCGGGAACTCGCGGACGAAGTGAAAGAGCTGGCCGGCAGAGGCACCGCGGAAGCCATAGATGGACTGGTTGGGATCCCCCACCGCGGTGACCGCGTGGCCGTCACCGAACAGCCGGGAGAAGAGGACGAGCTGGGCATGGGAGGTGTCCTGGAATTCGTCGAGTAACACCACCTTGTACCGCTGGCGTTCGGTTTCCGCGGCGACTGGGACCTCGTTGGCGACGCGGGCGGCGAGGGCTACGAGGTCGCCGAAGTCCAGTGCGCCCCGGGCGCGCTTGGCGTCTGCGTAGCGGCCCACCATCTCCGCGACGCTTGCCCGCGTGCGCAACAGGCCGCTCAGCTCGCCGACGGCCTGGCTGGGATTCTTTTTGGCAGTGGCGAGGTAGGGCAGCGCCTCGAACTCGGCGACCCGCTCCAGCAGCCAGCCGCGGACTGCGGCGGGATCCTGGAGGTGCTCCGCGCACTCGCCGGCCAGCTGGATGACGGCCTTGACCAGTGTCGATTTGGCGGAGCGGAAATGCTCATACTCGCCGTCGAAGGCCTCCACGACCTCGCTCGCCAGCTGGAAGGACTGGGCGCCGCCGAGCAGGACGACGTCGCGTTCGACGCCGAGCCGGAGGCCGTAGTCGGACACGATTCCACTGGCATAGGAATGGTAAGTGGAGACTTTGGGTTCGAGCGCGTCGGAACTAAGCTGCCCGGCGGGAAACATCTGATTCTGGGTGTCGGCTCCGGCGATGCGTTGCAGCGCGGCCAGCTTGGCGCGGATCCGGGTGGCAAGCTCACCGGCTGCCTTCCGGGTGAAGGTCACGCCGAGGACTTCCTCGGGACGGACCCAACCGTTGGCGACAAGCCACACCACACGGTCGGCCATCGTGGCGGTCTTGCCTGAGCCGGCGCCGGCGATGACAAGCCGGGGTTCCAGCGGCGAGGAAATGATGTGCGACTGTTCTGCGGTAGGGCTGTTCTTCTCGCCCAGTAGAGCGGACAGCTCCTCAGGTGTGAACCTGGGGGCCGGAAGGGCTGCGGGACGTGTTGTTCCGGGGCTCATTCTGTTACCTGCTTTCCCCGCAGGCACAGCGGGCAGACTTCGGGTAGGCGGCAGCCGTGGCCGCCGTGGCCTCCCTTGGACGGATCGTGGCGGGCCTCGAAGGTGCTCCCGGACATGACATGTGCTGCGCCGCCCACCATGTCCAGGGCCCAGTTTTCCGCGGGGTCCAGCGGCGGCTGGGCCTGGATGCCGGGACTCTTGGTGGTGGTGCCGAGCTGGGCGAGGACAGCCCCGCCGGGCAGGGGCGGCGGGCCGTCGTCGGGTCCGGCGAAACCCCCGGCCAGCACGGCGGCCTGGTAGGCCCCCAGCTGCGGGTGCCGATCGAGGTCGGCCTTGCCGGGCTGCCGCTTGCCGGTCTTGAGGTCCACCACGACGAGCCGGCCCTCGGCGTCGATCTCCAACCGGTCCACCTGGCCCCGCAGCACCGCTTGGCGGGCCGGCCAGGATTCACCGTCGGCGCCGGTGTCCGCGCTGGTCTTTCCGCTTGGAGCCGCTAGGTCCGGGAGCTTGACTTCGAAATCGACCTCGACGCCGACCAGCGACCGGCCTTCGCTGCGCATGACCAGCACATACTGGGCGAGTTTGCGGACCATTGTTTCGGCGCGCTGGAAGTCCAGCTTGCCTTCCCAGTTGTCTTTCATACCGAGCGCCGGCCAGCGGCGGATGAGTTCCGCGACGTATTCGCCGCCGGAGGCATCGGGGAGGTCCTGGGCGATGGCGTGGACCAGGGTACCCAAGCTCCGGGCAAAGTCGGTGGCGGCTTCTCCGCCGGCGGCCTGGACAAACCAGTCCAGCGGCGACTTCTGCACGGTTTCCACCTTTGACGGCGAGACGTAAACGGTGCCGCCGGGCGGAACCACCGGTTCGTCTGTGGACAGCGGTGCCAGGCCCCACCAGCTTCCGGGATGCGCGCCGGGCACGGGCGGTTCTGCCGCAGCCAGGGCGCCGAGTACGGTGCTGGCTTCGAGTGCCTCGGGGGTGCCGGCGTCCAGCTGGGCGTACTGGCGCAGTTCGGCGACGAGAGCACGCAGGGTGAGCGGGCGCTCCACCGGTGTGAAGCCGCGCCGGTCCTGGTTCGGGCCCAGCGGCGCCACGTAATCCAGGAACGATGACGGCTGGTCGTCCTCGGAGGACACGGCGGTACAGATCAGCACCTGCTTGGCCCGTGACACTGCGGTGGAGAAGCTGCGCAACTCGTCGTAACGGATTTCGCGCAGCCTGCTGAGCGGGTCCAGTTGCAGCGCGTACTCCACGCCGTACTCCACGGCGTCCGCAAACAGCGTGCTGCCGAGCAGCTCGCCGCGGAGCCTGGTATTGGGCCACACGCCTTCCTGCAGGCCGGGAACGATGACGACGGGCCACTCCCTGCCGGCGGCGCTGGCAGGGGTCATGAGTTCGACAGCGTCCTCCAGCTGGGCCCGTGCGGCGAGGGTGTCCATGGGAAGTTCCTGGCTGAGAAGGTACTCAAGGAACTGTTCGGGTCCGGAGCCGGGCAACTGGTCGACGTAGCGCTCGGCAGTATGAAAGAGGGCCATCATGGCGTCCAGGTCCCGGTCCGCCCGGGCACCCGAGGGTCCTCCTGCCAGCGCCGCCTCGGTCCAGCGCGAGGCCAGTCCGGTGGACTTCCAGAGCGCCCACAGCACCGTTTCGGCGTTGCCACCCGGTGCCTGGGCAGCATCCCGGCCCGACTGGATCATGCGGGCAATCCGGCGCGCGGAATGCCCTTCGATGCCGAGAGTGGCCAGGGCCCCCGGTTCCAGCAGCGCCTCGACGAGGAGCACGTCACTGGTGCGGCCGCCCCCGCCGAGGAGCTCCTCCCGGCGCAGCGACTGGCGCAGACGCCGCAGCTCTATGGCGGTTGCCCCGCCGATCCGCGAGGTCAGCAGCGCCACCGCCGCCTCCGGGCCCAGCACCGCCGGGTCCAGAGCCACGGCGTAGGCATCCAGCAGGGGCCGGACGGCGACCTCGTCACGGACGGCGGATTCGGCCACGGGGATCCGGACCGGGATGCCCTGCCCGGCAAGGTAACGCTGCAGCTGGCTGAGCTGGCCGCCGTTGCGCACGATCACGGCGATATCCCCGAGTTCGCGGCCGTCCTGCAGCTGGGCTTCCAGGATCCGTTGCGCCACGTAGCGCAACTCGTGCACCGCCGAGGGCAACAGGTGCGCTTCGACGGATCCATCGACGGTGCGCGCGGGTTGCTTCCCTCCCAGGAACTGGTCCCTTTCCTGCGACTGGTCCCTTTCCTGCGACTGGTCCCTTTCCTGCGGCTGCTCCAGCCTGCGCGCGGCCTGGCCGCCAGCGCGGCTGGAGATCCGGCTCGCGACGGCGAGCCACGCCTCCGCGACCGCGGGCGCGTGGCGGTGGGCGGTCCGGAGTGGCCGCTCGAGGACGCCGCCCCCGGCGGGGGCAAGCAACCGCGGAAGCTCCGCGACGAGGTCCGGGCGGGCGCCACGGAACCCCTGGACCACGGTATCCGGCGATGACGTGATCAGCGCCTCCTTGCCCGCGGCGATGTCCGCGAGCAGTTCAAAGACTGCCGGGTTGGCCTCCTGCATGTCATCGACCAGGATCAGCTGGAGCCTGTCGCGTTCAGCAGCGAGGAAGTCCGGCTCGTCCTGGAAGATCTGCCGGGCTGCGGTGATGATGCCGGCTGGGTCGAAGGATTCCGGCATCCGCAGGTCCAGCACATCGCGGTACTCCGCGTACAGCGCGGCGGCCGCGACCCAGTCCGGCCGGCGGCAGCGCCGTGCAAGGACCACGAGGTCCTCGGCCGTCCGTCCGGACTCGATGATCCGGTCGAAGAGCTGGCGGACTTCCTGCCGGAACCCCCGGGTCTGCAGGGCAGCGCCCAGGTCTTCCGGCCAGGGCAGCTCGAGTCCGGGCTGGGCGTGGCCTTCGAGGAGTTCCTTGATGATGAGGTCTTGTTCCGGACCCGACAACAGCTTCGGCGGGCGCGGCAACGGCAGGATCCCCTCCGCCTTGGCGCGCCGGATCACGTCGAAGGCGTACGACGCCCACGTGCGTGCCGGCGTCGTACTTAGACTGCGGTCCAGCCGCGCGGTAAAGCGGTCCCGGAGCGAGTCGGCGGCAAGCCGGTTCGGGGCGAGGATGAGCATGCGTTCGGGATCGAGCCCGTCCCGCTGTGCACGCCGGACGGCGGCCTCAACCAGCACTGTGGACTTGCCGGTTCCCGGCGCACCGGGGATAAGGACCGGGCCCGAGCCGTGCGGGACGTCGACGGCGGCGAGCTGGTCCGCGGTCAGCACGGGAACCGCGTTGTGCAGTTCGCGGGGCGGAAGGAGGCGGAGGCTGGTTGTGGGCGGGCGGGATTCGGTGTTCCTGCTCGGAACGTTCTTGTCCGGAAAGTTCTTGCCCTGAGTGTTCTTGCTCGAAGTGCTCTTGCCAGGAGTGTTCTTGCCAAGAGTGTTTTTGCTCGGAATGTTCTTGCTCGGAATACTCACACAGTCATTTCATCATCGGGGACCGACAGTTTTCGGGAGGTGCGTTCGAGCCGTTCGGCGACCGCGTCAATCCGGTCGAAATCACCGTCCGTCGGTGCCCACCGGGCGGTCATCAGATCCACGCGCCACCGCCCGTCACCGTGGTCAAGGTACCCGGCGTAGTTCCCCAGCAGCGGGGTGCCCTCCAGGATGTACCGGGTGAGGGCCTCACGTTCGTGGCCGGGCGGCGCGGCGCCGCTCGCCTTCAGGACCCGCCACCAGGAAACTGCACTGCCGTGGTGGCTCATTACGGAACCGACCTGCCGGGCACCGCCGGTACCGAGAAGTTCTGCGACGTCACCGTATGCCACTGCCGCGCCTGCGGGGAC is drawn from Micrococcaceae bacterium Sec5.8 and contains these coding sequences:
- a CDS encoding ATP-dependent DNA helicase, translating into MSPGTTRPAALPAPRFTPEELSALLGEKNSPTAEQSHIISSPLEPRLVIAGAGSGKTATMADRVVWLVANGWVRPEEVLGVTFTRKAAGELATRIRAKLAALQRIAGADTQNQMFPAGQLSSDALEPKVSTYHSYASGIVSDYGLRLGVERDVVLLGGAQSFQLASEVVEAFDGEYEHFRSAKSTLVKAVIQLAGECAEHLQDPAAVRGWLLERVAEFEALPYLATAKKNPSQAVGELSGLLRTRASVAEMVGRYADAKRARGALDFGDLVALAARVANEVPVAAETERQRYKVVLLDEFQDTSHAQLVLFSRLFGDGHAVTAVGDPNQSIYGFRGASAGQLFHFVREFPVRLGNDDDAGAEGTDVVTAGTGGTDDDGVAHRPARFAVAPTSYLTTAWRNGRNILSAANVMSEPLSRAAAHTGPAGARDIAGSVEVPPLQPSPAAVQGRVVMGRFGTDEDEAAAIAADVLKFRVTDFSGSAAEPEPPAIAVLCRRRAQMECIRREFEVRGIPYEIVGLGGLLDTPEIVDLVATLRVLADPGRSDSLMRLLAGARWRIGPADLMALRDWSSFLARRRGRPETDADDDGAEAAVIEGDLTDAASLVEALDWLPREGWISANGRQLSTEGLDRLGRLAFELRQLRGYMGDDLTTLLGEVERGMLLDIEVAARPGTSIHQARRNLDAFQDAAAGFLHTSQRVDVLAFLAWLEAAAAEENGLEAAAPDVNHEAVQLLTVHASKGLEWDVVFVPGLNAGAFPSSRDSRWSSGSAALPWPLRGDRADLPQWALEHPDQKGWLDAEKEFKSAVQVHGEAEERRLAYVAYTRAKHVLWVSSAAWVGSRAGMADMSPFLAELEVLVAHGTAEIHPLSVSEDSLPQESPLTLELSVAGWPYDPLEGPTDPRSGARLRLVPGRRAAMESAAARVLRSLDPELLPAAAAFGAGKAGQEKRRVLRGPAGGWMNEAATLLERRSRRTAGQDVHLPSHISASTLVDLEDDAGSVVARLRRPVPREPGMSARKGTAFHAWVEEYFGAAGMLDLGEAAGSDDYIDAAYGLDSMVETFRQSEWANRAPAYVEVPVETRIGDVVVRGRIDAVFRDADGGWDLVDWKTGRRPSAGQLKTKAVQLAVYRLAWARLRDVPLDQVRAAFYYVADDAVVRPHDLGSAARLEQIVAAALGTG
- a CDS encoding phosphotransferase is translated as MRRRNPIELAAVATAAVPGLTPTAVSSAPDDPADFDSALLLDSEGKRWRVRSPRHAEASARLETEFLVLRAFVPGIRAELPFLMPTVAGTVRQGPLTTFVYSHLAGSTRSVEELGAASPAVSREIGAAMAAIHDLPHSLVSNADLPSYTPNEFRQRRLNELDQAATTGKIPPLLLRRWEHALEDVSLWRFNPCVVHGDLHEDNLLVDGDRVTAVTGWTDLRIGDPADDMAWLVASNNQEFVDNVLAHYTSSRRDVPDAHLLRRAALSAEFALAQYLVKGIATGDHNMISEAEAMLSTLAEDVAEYGGQPISIEPLPQPVPPSTPASGSAAGPPAQPAGQASGPDHPVAAVSKVALLAPDTVTGLAAVPSSAAMPAVQVAPIPLEASDEGRSDEGRADGDVAREGGATGGDSTASGDTAADDVVTDSPGTGSAKVSNVSVTAIPDGEADREPGAPSPANDTSTTSLPVVPPKSR
- the nudC gene encoding NAD(+) diphosphatase — its product is MEDTVLPVRSALIDRGSAARVKPGMLAELLGSGSARAMVLSGRQALINGSNLVLLDAAELAKHLQGTAYAPDHVIYLGSALPGADLPAGTQLVLFLLPQQFEVRAEEFEAHVAGIPEGAQWAGFRDVAAALNPTDTALFVEASAIANWHATHTHCPRCGSATVPEAGGWVRRCPADGSEHYPRTDPAIIVTVVGPDDRLLLGGGGPLEARNYSTLAGFVEPGETLEQAVVREIGEEVGVKVTACQYLGSQPWPFPASLMLGFTATTADSTATPDGVEVTRARWFSRSELQEAVLSGEIVISSRLSIARALIEHWYGGIIHDRVGDV
- a CDS encoding ATP-dependent DNA helicase UvrD2, translating into MPAPDTRSLEERILGGLDAEQREVASTLQGPMCVLAGAGTGKTRAITHRIAYGVHSGVYSPQRLLAVTFTSRAAAEMRSRLRDLGVGNVQARTFHAAALRQLQFFWPQAVGGVLPNLLDHKAQMIAEAARRLRLSTDRASIRDLASEIEWAKVSMLTPANYLEKAQGRGAPGGFDLTAVARVFQSYEDVKTDRNVIDFEDVLLITVGILQEDPKVAATVREQYRHFVVDEYQDVSPLQQRLLELWLGGRDELCVVGDASQTIYSFTGASPKHLLGFKAHYPEATVVKLIRDYRSTPQVVGLANGLLAGRRSGGPVADAAWATPLQLVAQRPPGPVPQFTECSDDEAEAATVAVKVRELLDAGTPASQVAVLFRTNGQSEAYEQALASAGIGYQLRGGERFFARKEVRDAILQLRAATRAVAETASPEPLGQLVRDIVASLGYTDAAPHSGGALRERWESLAALVALADELVISRGGQFTLSDFVNELQERSLAQHAPTVQGVTLASLHAAKGLEWNAVFLVGLSEGLMPISFADSPESVDEERRLLYVGITRAREHLFLSWSSARTPGGRANRKPSRFLDGLRPDSVASSAVRGKGAAPRRKAAVPATCRVCGTMLTSGAERKVGRCNQCPPSYEEQTFDALRQWRKDVALEADVPAFVVFTDATLTAIAEARPDSLEQLATLPGVGPSKLEKYGEAVLAVLVESTTL